One Triticum dicoccoides isolate Atlit2015 ecotype Zavitan chromosome 4B, WEW_v2.0, whole genome shotgun sequence genomic window carries:
- the LOC119292632 gene encoding uncharacterized WD repeat-containing protein C17D11.16-like: MTVGRGDVVLEDEPGVGRRRTKKIAAATSLLLPRPGSLLRLPLPLLLIALLRSRVFAYRAGSDTNDTDGDEDDDPVMEVDGTEDEEVDEVVQAKAAAKALGTKSSLGSGTVGDVFDGLAELNMDAYDDEEDGLELFSTRLGDLYYESNEEDPYIIKNDDEDDGEDDDEEIKDMTIKSTDIVIVCAHNKDEFNSLQVSIVEELEDGDPNMFVRHEVPLSDFLLCTAWMDFNRQDLGPSSRRIRPGPPMDQGFVQAITMVSRGAVGVKEDDGSVETVKRG, translated from the exons atcgccgccgccacctccctcctcctccctcgccctGGCTCCCTGCTCCGCCTCCCTCTTCCCCTCCTCCTCATCGCGCTGCTGCGTTCTAGAGTGTTTGCTTACAGGGCCGGGAGCGACACCAACGACACGGATGGGGACGAGGATGATGACCCCGTGATGGAGGTCGACGGCACCGAGGACGAGGAGGTCGATGAGGTCGTCCAGGCTAAGGCCGCCGCCAAGGCGCTCGGGACCAAGAGCAGCTTGGGCTCGGGCACCGTCGGTGATGTTTTCGACGGGCTCGCGGAGCTCAACATGGACGCCTATGACGACGAGGAGGATG GGCTCGAGCTTTTCAGCACCAGGCTGGGGGACTTGTACTACGAAAGCAATGAAGAGGACCCCTATATCATCAAGAACGATGATGAA GATGATGGCGAGGACGACGATGAGGAGATTAAGGACATGACTATCAAATCTACTGATATAGTGATTGTTTGCGCTCATAACAAGGATGAATTCAATTCTCTCCAG GTTAGCATAGTGGAAGAATTGGAGGATGGGGATCCTAATATGTTTGTGCGCCATGAGGTCCCTCTCTCAGATTTTCTGCTTTGCACGGCTTGGATGGATTTTAACCGTCAGGATTTGGGGCCTTCTTCAAGAAGGATAAGACCAGGGCCTCCAATGGATCA GGGGTTTGTGCAGGCCATCACCATGGTAAGCCGAGGTGCTGTGGGTGTCAAGGAAGACGATGGTTCGGTTGAGACAGTGAAGAGAGGATAG